GCAAAAAAGTAGTAGTTGCCGGTCTGTATAACCGGATTGAAATCTGGAATGAAGAGGGCTGGGAGAAATATAAGCAGGGAACGGAAAAGAGCGCAGTAGATATCGCGGAAAAATTAGAGGAATTGGATGTTTAATATATGAATTTACTGCAAGTGAGGAAGGCAAATAATAATCCTCTTCACAAATCAGTATTGCTTGAAGAAGTAATAGAGTACCTTGACCCGAAACCGAATCAGAACTATATCGATGGCACAGTCGGTGCCGGCGGACACGCGGAACGAATCCTGGAAAAAACCGGACCGCATGGAAAATTGATCGGGTTCGATCTGAATACGGAAGCAATCAAGCAGGCGGGT
This is a stretch of genomic DNA from Patescibacteria group bacterium. It encodes these proteins:
- the mraW gene encoding 16S rRNA (cytosine(1402)-N(4))-methyltransferase, whose product is MNLLQVRKANNNPLHKSVLLEEVIEYLDPKPNQNYIDGTVGAGGHAERILEKTGPHGKLIGFDLNTEAIKQAGKRLKKYKNRVTLYHANYSKIESITNDQQSDLHKISGILLDLGISSFQLESQSGGFSFQINGPLDMRFGGP